From Actinomyces slackii, a single genomic window includes:
- a CDS encoding undecaprenyl-diphosphate phosphatase — MNWLHAVILGIVEGITEFLPVSSTGHLNIVEKLLGYEIDSAGMTAFTAVIQIGAILAAVIYFWGDIVRIAVAWCKGLVSKPERSDPDYTLGWGVILGSIPVAVVGLLLEDFIEVTARSLWIIAGALIIWSAVMWLADRQTNLTKGMRDVTIKDALIIGCFQALAPVLPGISRSGATISAGLFLRFDRVTATRLSFFMGIPALVAAGLQQAVTSADEIGATVGWSATIIATVVSGIVAYATIAWLLKFVSSNKFTSFLIYRVILGLVIVGLVASGTIAA; from the coding sequence TTGAACTGGCTGCACGCCGTCATCCTCGGCATCGTCGAGGGCATCACCGAGTTCCTGCCCGTGTCCTCCACCGGCCATCTCAACATCGTGGAGAAGCTCCTGGGCTATGAGATCGACTCGGCGGGGATGACCGCCTTCACGGCGGTCATCCAGATCGGCGCGATCCTGGCGGCCGTCATCTACTTCTGGGGCGACATCGTGCGGATCGCCGTGGCCTGGTGCAAGGGCCTGGTCTCCAAGCCCGAGCGCAGCGACCCGGACTACACCCTGGGCTGGGGCGTGATCCTGGGCTCGATCCCCGTGGCCGTGGTGGGCCTGCTCCTGGAGGACTTCATCGAGGTCACCGCCCGGTCCCTGTGGATCATCGCCGGCGCCCTCATCATCTGGTCGGCCGTCATGTGGCTGGCCGACCGTCAGACCAACCTGACCAAGGGCATGCGGGACGTGACGATCAAGGACGCCCTCATCATCGGCTGCTTCCAGGCCCTGGCCCCGGTCCTTCCCGGCATCTCCCGCTCGGGGGCCACGATCTCAGCGGGACTGTTCCTGCGCTTCGACCGCGTGACGGCCACGCGCCTGTCCTTCTTCATGGGCATCCCCGCCCTGGTGGCCGCCGGCCTCCAGCAGGCGGTGACCTCCGCCGACGAGATCGGCGCCACCGTGGGATGGTCGGCCACGATCATCGCCACCGTGGTCTCGGGCATCGTGGCCTACGCGACCATCGCCTGGCTGCTGAAGTTCGTCTCCTCCAACAAGTTCACCTCCTTCCTCATCTATCGCGTCATCCTGGGCCTGGTCATCGTCGGCCTGGTGGCCTCGGGCACCATCGCCGCCTGA
- a CDS encoding metallophosphoesterase family protein, which translates to MRILHTSDWHLGRTFHGRVLDDAHAAFADHLVELVAAESIDAVVISGDVYDRAIPPTESVRLLDDTLRRLSDRTRVVLTPGNHDSARRLGFGADLLREGLTIRARVQSLDRGILLPDADGRDALIVHALPYLDPDAARESLPPLLAQRLGERITPEADGEGLDGAQADDLPGRTAPLPRSHEAVVSAALRLVAPDLVRLRTGRTTRLPSLLMAHAFVVGGQASDSERDIRVGGVDSVPAGVFTSLGGSEHAGASGGLDYVALGHLHRPQELARPAGPGGAPGPRLVYSGSPLPFSFDDTGAKSSTIVSLGPSGVESLERVPVPLTHRVTTVRGTMDELLSPAHDGAVGAWVRVILTGERPPGALATLKERFPTLLAFSHEAPPRPQRERVTVTSAIDPMSVTAAFLEDVTGRRAHEDELAVLRRAYEAARADHHGRRAATRSAR; encoded by the coding sequence ATGCGGATCCTGCACACCTCGGACTGGCACCTGGGCCGGACCTTCCACGGCCGGGTGCTCGACGACGCCCACGCCGCCTTCGCCGACCACCTCGTCGAGCTGGTCGCCGCGGAGAGCATCGACGCGGTGGTCATCTCCGGGGATGTGTACGACCGTGCCATCCCGCCCACCGAGTCCGTCCGGCTCCTGGATGACACGCTGCGGCGCCTGTCCGATCGCACCCGCGTGGTCCTGACCCCCGGCAATCACGACTCCGCCCGGCGCCTGGGGTTCGGCGCGGACCTGCTGCGCGAGGGACTGACCATTCGGGCCCGCGTGCAGAGCCTGGACCGCGGCATCCTCCTGCCCGACGCCGATGGCCGCGATGCCCTCATCGTCCACGCCCTGCCCTACCTGGATCCGGATGCCGCACGGGAGTCCCTCCCTCCCCTGCTCGCCCAGCGCCTCGGTGAGCGGATCACCCCTGAGGCCGACGGCGAGGGTCTCGACGGCGCTCAGGCTGACGACCTCCCCGGCCGCACCGCCCCACTGCCCCGCTCCCACGAGGCCGTCGTCTCAGCCGCGCTGCGGCTCGTGGCACCGGACCTGGTGCGGCTGCGGACGGGCCGGACCACCCGCCTGCCCAGCCTGCTCATGGCCCACGCCTTCGTCGTCGGCGGTCAGGCCAGCGATTCCGAGCGCGACATCCGCGTGGGGGGCGTCGACTCCGTGCCGGCGGGCGTGTTCACGAGCCTCGGCGGATCGGAGCATGCCGGGGCCAGCGGCGGCCTGGACTACGTCGCCCTGGGCCACCTCCACCGTCCCCAGGAGCTCGCGCGCCCCGCCGGTCCAGGCGGCGCGCCCGGACCGCGCCTGGTCTACAGCGGCTCCCCTCTGCCCTTCTCCTTCGATGACACCGGGGCCAAGTCCTCCACCATCGTGAGTCTCGGGCCCAGCGGCGTGGAGTCCCTGGAGCGCGTGCCGGTGCCTCTCACCCATCGCGTGACCACTGTGCGGGGCACCATGGACGAGCTCCTGTCCCCGGCTCATGACGGGGCCGTCGGGGCCTGGGTGCGGGTGATCCTCACCGGTGAGCGCCCACCCGGCGCGCTGGCCACGCTCAAGGAGCGCTTTCCCACCCTTCTGGCCTTCAGCCACGAGGCGCCCCCGCGTCCGCAGCGCGAGCGGGTCACCGTCACCTCCGCCATCGACCCCATGAGCGTCACCGCCGCCTTCCTGGAGGACGTCACGGGCCGGCGCGCCCATGAGGATGAGCTGGCAGTCCTGCGCCGCGCCTACGAGGCCGCGCGCGCTGACCACCACGGGCGCCGGGCGGCCACAAGGAGCGCGCGATGA